AAGTGCCTTCCAATTGTTAATAATTAAGCTTTTTGAAACGCAAGctgaatcaaaacaaaataattcaTATGCTAagtcacaaaaaataaaagtcagAAACATTAGGACACATTTTTATCAATCGTGAaccaattaaatatattatGGAATATTAGCCTTATTAGGTGCAAAAGGATGACTCCTTAATTTTATTTGTCGCCATTTCCAAAGTTCATATATTCTTAACTCATAAAATCAAAATGGActatttcaaaataagattCTTAAAAGTGAATTCCATCGATTGCAAACCAATACAAAAGCGTGTTACCGCACTTCCATTAAAGGAACTATCGCTTTTGTTATATGGAAAGCTGTCCAATGATAGATGTGATACTGAAAATGTATTTCAGATCAGTCGACTTAGTGTTTCGTTTAGAAAAAATATTAGATGCGGGAAAAGGTAGAAATTGTGGGTAGAACTCTAAGATTTGATAGTTTTGCCAATTCTCCAGAGTGTCCTAAAAAAAGTTGGCTTTATTAAGCGAATAAACAGCAGTAAAAAATAGCAGGGAAGCTCCTAAATTAATCTTCTTGATTGCATATTTTATGGTTATGCTGACAAATGCAAACAAGCCCGCATTTTCGATATATTTACCTGAAAATCCTCAAAACTGACACCCCCTTTAATCTTCTATAATATATAGATTTTAATTGATGAGTTCATTGCGATCAAAGGAAAATTTAGGTTCTAATATTCAGTAGGTTTTTAAAACAAAAGCTCCATAAAGCCCTACAAAGACGATTTTAAGACGAAATGTCTAAAGACTAttgaaaaatgaggttttatccACATAAACGCCATTATCAGTTTCAGAACATAGCCTCCGAATTAAAGAGGAAACTAAATGGATCCATAGCTTTTACATGGAGATACAGTCCAAATCATATACTTTCGACAAAATCCTCCCAATATAGCGAAGATCTGACTCTTAATAAGGACCAAAGATAAGTTATTTCATCCCTTCTTAAATATTTACCATCTTTTCACCGTTGTTCCTTAATGGCCTCGCCGAATACCTCTAGAATCATGAGAAGTACCAAGAATAGAAAGCACAGTACATATGTCATCATGGTTTAAAAGATTTGTTTAGAAAATCAGAGAACTCAAATCCTTAGGCCAATTAACATAGATAAATGGCTCCCTACAGTTAGGAATAAGAGGATTTCTTTGCCTACTTCATTAAAAAGTATAGAAATGATCCGAGGCTTAGTGAGTTCGTCGGAAGCTTACTAATGTTCAACTATTTTAACATCGTTGACATGGCTAAAAATCCAGGTATACGACACCTAACAGAAAAATCGAAGAGAGGAAAATATTCAAGTTTCTTCGAGCTTTACAAAGACAGCAGTGAGGAGCTTCAGAAAATTCTGATTTCAAAGATGATTGGTAGCTAGTGCGAGCTTGGGAGGTATAGTCAGTTTCTTGAAACTTAAATAGTTTAGACACCTTTTTGCATCAAATATGAAGACCAATATGTAGGGATTGTTTACACTATCAGGTTGAACGAGAACTAATACCAAGACAAGATCAAGAACAGGGCCTTGCGAGTTgatttgaaggaaaaagaatgtcGAGAAATCATCTATGTATCAACTCTTTATGTCTTACCAAAATACAAAGGTTTAGGGCATGGAAAAAATATCCTCAACATCTTAAAGGGTGAAGGAATAGCTGTTGTATTGTGCTCCAGTGCAACCAGCTAACAAAGTGGGCTCTCGGATAATATAGGAACTGggaatttttataaaaaatgttaatttcAAGAGTATTATCCTTTGTAGGCCTCCTTGGATTGCGAATACGATAGAGGATGTCTACTTCAATCTGAGGAGCATAAAGATTGTGAGATTCGAAAATGCAAATATCCATTAACAGCCTATTACGACGAATCATATTATGTCTACTATCCACCAAAATCTATCTGATCTTAATTATCACtttatgcatttcatttctTACTTTAGTAGATAATTATGGGATCTTCGgaattcaatttatttttatttgagatTCAAATGAAGTGGGATGTTTATAAGCTTGATTGGTtgatttttcattatcatttgaatttaaattgatGAGCATGAACAGGCTGTCGAGGGAAGAGATAGGCAACTTTGACGAGTACATTGATCGACTCTCGCAATGCAAGCTTCTCAACGAACAAGAAATCAAGGTCCTTTGCGATAAGGCAAAGTAATTATCTGTCCATTTAGATAAATCTTTACCGAAGAGCCGAACGTGGTGAACGTCAGGCACCTGTCAACATATGTGGTGACGTCCATGGTCAATTCTATGACCTCATGGAGCTTTTCAGGATCGGAGGCAACATTCCCTATACGAATTATCTATTCCTGGGAGACTACGTCGACCGAGGATATTACTCTCTGGAGACGGTCTGTCTGCTCCTGAGCTTAAAAGTGCGCTACAAAGAAAGACTGACGATCCTCAGGGGAAATCACGAGTCCAGAAGCATCACCCAAAATTACGGGTTTTACGACGAGTGCATGAGGAAGTACGAAAATAACAACGTGTGGAAGATGCTCACCGAACTATTCGACTACTTGCCCCTGACTGCAGTCGTAGAAGGGCAAATCTTCGGAACCCACGGAGGACTCTCGCCCAACATCAAGACTCTCGATGACATCAGGAAGCTGGATAGGATTCAGGAAGTCCCCAGCGAAGGACCCATTTGCGATCTACTTTGGAGTGACCCCGACGAGAGGTTCGGTTTCAATGTGAGTCCAAGAGGAGCCGGATGGACCTTCGGTCAGGACAATTCCATGAAGTTCAACCACACGAACGGCCTCAAGAAGATAACCAGAGCCCATCAACTGATGAATGACGGCTATCAACACACCCATGACAGCCATGTGACCACCGTCTTCTCGGCTCCGAACTACTGCTATCGCTGCGGCAACTTGGCAGCAATAATCGAAGTCGATGAGAATATGAAGTGCACTCATATGCAATTCGATCCCAGCCCAAGAAGAGGTGAAGCCAATTTGGCCAAGAAGACTCCTgactattttttatgattaatcGGAATTATTATACCATTTTATGATGAAC
This portion of the Nymphaea colorata isolate Beijing-Zhang1983 unplaced genomic scaffold, ASM883128v2 scaffold0185, whole genome shotgun sequence genome encodes:
- the LOC116268278 gene encoding uncharacterized protein LOC116268278 gives rise to the protein MSMNRLSREEIGNFDEYIDRLSQCKLLNEQEIKVLCDKAKAERGERQAPVNICGDVHGQFYDLMELFRIGGNIPYTNYLFLGDYVDRGYYSLETVCLLLSLKVRYKERLTILRGNHESRSITQNYGFYDECMRKYENNNVWKMLTELFDYLPLTAVVEGQIFGTHGGLSPNIKTLDDIRKLDRIQEVPSEGPICDLLWSDPDERFGFNVSPRGAGWTFGQDNSMKFNHTNGLKKITRAHQLMNDGYQHTHDSHVTTVFSAPNYCYRCGNLAAIIEVDENMKCTHMQFDPSPRRGEANLAKKTPDYFL